The DNA sequence tctatctgtctgtctgtctgtctgtctgtctagtACAAGTATCAACATTTCAGTCCGTATTTACATAGCTATTTCCACAAGTCTGCAATTTCCATTTAGGTCTCTAAGTGCCGCTGTTGGTTAGTGTGAGGAAAATAGAGTCCCTTTTCCTTAGTGAAGTCCTCCCTCCTCTATCCGATTTGTTATTGGACCTCCGTTTTAATCGTAACTATAGACTGACAAAGCCAGCCGCCCAACATTCGGCAGTGAGGTCGTGATGAAATATTCAGACGGATTTTGACACAGTGGTTTTGTTTATTCAGTCGGATATTTGCGAAGGCTCTGGCCATGATGGTTGTTCTTTGTTGTGTctcgggaaaaaaaacattttcactgtggcCGCTGCTCCTCTGCATTTGCGTCGCAGAAATGGCTCTCGGACAGGTCCGTTATTCTATACCTGAGGAGATGGCGACGGGCTCGGTTGTCGGAAATATCATACAGGACCTAGGCTTGGATGTTAAACGGCTGAAATCTGGGCGGGCTAGGATATTTACCGAGGACGGCAGTGAGTACGTTGGTCTGAATGCAGAAAAGGGAACTTTGGTGGTGGCTAAAAGGATAGACAGAGAAGAATTGTGCAAGCAAGTGTCTCCCTGCTCTCTTCATTTCCAAATCATCTTAGAAAATCCAATGGAGTTGCACCGAATTGATGTAGAGATTACAGATATTAATGATAATGCTCCGTTTTTTTCGAAAAAGGAATACAGTTTCCAGGTTATTGAATCTGCCTCACCAGGGGCTCGCTATTCGCTCGAGAGTGCCAAAGATCCCGATGTAGCTCATAATACCCTTCAAACATACAAACTCAACCCCACAgataatttcaaattaaatatcGTTTCTCGGCCTGATGGcataaaatatgttgaaatgGTTCTTCACACGTCGcttgacagagaaaaacaggaagagcATAAATTAACTCTGACAGCATTTGACGGGGGTAATCCTCAGAAATCAGgttctgtcaaaataaatgttgtagTTTTGGATGCAAATGACAATGCGCCAGTATTCAGTCAGTCTGTTTACAGGATAACAGTTCCAGAAAACGCTTCTAGGGGCACGGTTATATTACGAGCTAGTGCCACTGATAATGACAAAGGAGCAAACGAGGAGGTGGTGTATTCGTTCTCCCAGCACACCGATAGTGCATCATCTTTGTTTAATATGGATCCCCAC is a window from the Plectropomus leopardus isolate mb unplaced genomic scaffold, YSFRI_Pleo_2.0 unplaced_scaffold16611, whole genome shotgun sequence genome containing:
- the LOC121964665 gene encoding protocadherin gamma-A11-like; this translates as MVVLCCVSGKKTFSLWPLLLCICVAEMALGQVRYSIPEEMATGSVVGNIIQDLGLDVKRLKSGRARIFTEDGSEYVGLNAEKGTLVVAKRIDREELCKQVSPCSLHFQIILENPMELHRIDVEITDINDNAPFFSKKEYSFQVIESASPGARYSLESAKDPDVAHNTLQTYKLNPTDNFKLNIVSRPDGIKYVEMVLHTSLDREKQEEHKLTLTAFDGGNPQKSGSVKINVVVLDANDNAPVFSQSVYRITVPENASRGTVILRASATDNDKGANEEVVYSFSQHTDSASSLFNMDPHTGEMTVIGVLDYEKAKHYEIDIEATDKGGLTDTSKVLIEVTDVNDNAPVISIISLSNPIPEDSAPDTVIAMLNIKDLDSDKNGQVRCFISKDLPFKIKSSSTNFYSLMSDDVLDRETVPEYNITITAIDEGSPPYSTNKTINLKISDVNDHAPMFPQPFSTAFITENNSPGMSLLSVKASDKDSGNNARISYFLEESQLNGMSASAYFSVNADSGEILAVRSFDYEQTKEFHIRVKAQDGGSPPLSS